In the Helianthus annuus cultivar XRQ/B chromosome 11, HanXRQr2.0-SUNRISE, whole genome shotgun sequence genome, one interval contains:
- the LOC110889428 gene encoding LEAF RUST 10 DISEASE-RESISTANCE LOCUS RECEPTOR-LIKE PROTEIN KINASE-like 1.4, producing MKPLLDPSPALIAMTVVLATVMHFPALTGQETRPYDACDQSAECGDKDFEYPFWGLGRPAHCGHPSFQLTCESNVPLLVLDSVNYRVIDKESTTHTITIARNDLWSTICPQHLRNTTYDSTLFNGDNFGQEDVSMYYGCQDTNNITPGIWSLAPDYRFDCNVNEPQSNNYFITTSSVVADIANFLAQCNSSITVPVGRRWANRLATVAATDEDLRQALKDGFTLEWMVNNDVCDRCDRSGGRCGSSSISPDEFVCYCASGNFSATCNNVLVKSKGGGSKSSSVGIVLGIVGGVIAIAIVGFVIFVCRRRKKRAIKVASPAQTETKAIMTVAGSSQGLTSDTSNFTSSNPSFPSSKTSKTSKTSETSETSKEFTKSTYFGAQVFTYEELEVATDNFNDSRQLGDGGFGAVYFGKLLDGREVAVKRLYENNFKRVEQFINEVRILTGLYHENLVKLYGCTSKRSKALLLVYEYIPNGTIADHLHGKLANTSSSLFSWSIRLNIAIQTADALAYLHKSGIIHRDVKTNNILLDKSFQVKVADFGLSRLFENVTHVSTAPQGTPGYVDPEYYQCYQLTDKSDVYSFGVVLVELISSLPAVDTSRHRLDINLANMAVTKIQNHTLSELVDKSIGFETNDLVRRMTTLVAELAFRCLQHDKDMRPTMKEVVETLKGIQNDDLNAQKPEVLDIMVDDGGMLKGNNTEPTSPDSGVSNIVVGSSAPNSSDG from the exons ATGAAACCTCTTCTAGACCCGAGCCCCGCCCTAATTGCCATGACGGTGGTTCTAGCCACCGTCATGCATTTCCCGGCCCTCACGGGCCAGGAAACTCGGCCATACGATGCATGTGACCAGTCGGCCGAGTGTGGAGATAAGGATTTCGAGTATCCTTTTTGGGGGTTAGGCCGACCAGCACATTGCGGCCACCCGAGTTTTCAGTTAACTTGCGAATCTAACGTTCCACTGCTCGTTTTAGATTCCGTAAACTATCGGGTCATAGATAAGGAGAGCACTACACATACAATCACTATTGCTAGAAATGATCTGTGGAGCACAATCTGCCCTCAACATCTCCGCAACACCACCTATGACTCCACCCTTTTCAACGGCGATAACTTTGGCCAGGAGGATGTATCTATGTACTATGGATGCCAAGATACTAATAATATAACGCCTGGGATATGGTCGTTGGCGCCTGATTATCGATTTGATTGCAATGTGAATGAGCCTCAGAGTAATAATTATTTTATTACTACTAGTTCTGTTGTCGCTGATATCGCCAATTTCTTGGCGCAATGCAACAGTTCTATCACTGTACCAGTGGGACGACGTTGGGCAAATCGACTAGCAACTGTGGCTGCTACAGATGAGGATTTGAGACAAGCTTTGAAGGATGGTTTCACTCTAGAGTGGATGGTGAATAACGATGTATGTGATCGGTGTGATCGATCTGGTGGTCGATGTGGGTCTAGCTCAATTTCACCTGATGAGTTTGTTTGCTATTGTGCTAGTGGGAACTTCTCTGCAACTTGTAACAACGTTTTGGTCAAAAGTAAAGGAG GTGGTTCAAAGAGTAGTTCTGTGGGTATAG TGCTTGGAATTGTTGGAGGGGTTATTGCTATCGCTATAGTCGGATTTGTTATCTTTGTCTGCCGACGAAGAAAAAAGCGTGCGATCAAAGTAGCATCACCTGCCCAAACCGAGACCAAAGCCATTATGACTGTTGCTGGTTCGAGCCAAGGGCTAACTAGTGACACGTCTAATTTTACTTCCAGCAACCCTTCGTTTCCTtcgtcaaaaacatcaaaaacatcaaaaacatcAGAAACTTCAGAAACATCTAAAGAGTTTACAAAAAGCACATATTTTGGAGCTCAGGTTTTTACCTATGAAGAACTAGAAGTCGCTACAGATAACTTCAATGATTCAAGGCAACTTGGAGATGGCGGTTTTGGAGCTGTGTACTTTG GTAAGCTTCTTGATGGCCGAGAAGTTGCTGTCAAGCGTTTATACGAAAACAATTTCAAACGAGTCGAGCAATTCATAAACGAAGTCAGGATCCTCACAGGGTTATATCATGAAAACTTGGTAAAATTATACGGGTGCACCTCAAAACGAAGTAAAGCTCTTCTTCTAGTTTATGAATACATTCCCAATGGCACAATAGCTGATCATCTTCATGGAAAACTTGCAAACACGAGCTCGAGTTTGTTTTCATGGTCCATTCGCCTCAACATTGCCATACAAACAGCTGATGCACTTGCATATCTCCACAAATCAGGAATCATTCACCGCGACGTGAAAACCAACAACATTTTATTAGACAAAAGTTTCCAAGTAAAAGTTGCTGATTTCGGGCTATCAAGACTATTTGAAAATGTTACACATGTTTCCACTGCCCCACAAGGGACCCCTGGCTATGTTGATCCCGAATACTACCAATGCTACCAGTTGACAGATAAAAGTGATGTTTATAGTTTTGGGGTTGTCTTGGTGGAGCTCATATCTTCGTTACCAGCGGTTGATACCAGCAGGCATAGGCTTGACATAAACCTGGCTAATATGGCTGTGACTAAGATTCAAAACCATACGTTGAGCGAGTTGGTTGACAAGAGTATTGGGTTTGAAACAAATGATTTGGTGAGGAGGATGACCACTTTGGTGGCTGAGCTGGCTTTTAGGTGTCTTCAACATGATAAGGATATGAGGCCCACAATGAAAGAAGTGGTTGAAACTTTAAAAGGGATTCAGAATGATGATTTGAATGCTCAAAAACCAGAAGTGCTTGATAttatggtggatgatggtggtatgtTGAAGGGTAATAACACAGAACCGACATCACCGGACTCTGGGGTTAGTAACATAGTGGTTGGCAGTTCTGCACCAAATTCTTCTGATGGTTGA